Proteins encoded together in one Cicer arietinum cultivar CDC Frontier isolate Library 1 chromosome 4, Cicar.CDCFrontier_v2.0, whole genome shotgun sequence window:
- the LOC101495880 gene encoding uncharacterized protein isoform X4 yields MAGRGWGGGRGRGGGFSTYVPPLPFVLFPEDVKLEEPKLNEFDESMKMLLRKGHMYDAYMKVSPYIVEDADLKKAFFVLLSGRKRMHIERFSDRKKSMFSRDSLSQILNFNAFPKELVQGTSKGMPSRKKFRWNPEAEAKKLAFFEELEKKFEGRQDKADKEKKDGESEDEDENAEDKEPEEDLSDDDYNQNEYFDDDEDDYNDVEEGNDEDVF; encoded by the exons ATGGCAGGTAGAGGATGGGGAGGGGGACGTGGACGAGGGGGAGGCTTTTCAACATATGTCCCACCATTGCCATTTGTACTTTTTCCTGAG GATGTTAAGTTGGAGGAGCCTAAACTCAATGAATTTGATGAGAGTATGAAAATGTTGCTTAGGAAAGGACACATGTATGACGCTTATATGAAAGTGTCTCCTTATATTGTAGAGGATGCAGACTTAAAAAAAG ctttttttgttttattgtcaGGGCGCAAAAGAATGCACATAGAAAGATTTTCTGACAGGAAGAAATCTATGTTTTCTCGTGATTCTCtatcacaaattttaaatttcaatgcATTTCCTAAGGAGTTGGTTCAAG GCACATCTAAGGGAATGCCAAGCAGGAAAAAATTTCGATGGAACCCCGAGGCTG AGGCAAAAAAACTGGCATTTTTTGAAGAACTAGAGAAGAAGTTTGAG GGGCGACAGGATAAAGCTGATAAGGAAAAAAAAGATGGTGaaagtgaagatgaagatgaaaatgctGAGGATAAGGAGCCTGAAGAAGATCTTAGCGACGATGATTATAATCAG AATGAATATTTTGATGACGATGAAGATGATTATAATGATGTAGAAGAGGGGAATG ATGAAGATGTCttttaa
- the LOC101495880 gene encoding uncharacterized protein isoform X2, translated as MKGHSIYESIGEPVGRGWGGGRGRGGGFSTYVPPLPFVLFPEDVKLEEPKLNEFDESMKMLLRKGHMYDAYMKVSPYIVEDADLKKAFFVLLSGRKRMHIERFSDRKKSMFSRDSLSQILNFNAFPKELVQGTSKGMPSRKKFRWNPEAEAKKLAFFEELEKKFEGRQDKADKEKKDGESEDEDENAEDKEPEEDLSDDDYNQNEYFDDDEDDYNDVEEGNDEDVF; from the exons GTAGAGGATGGGGAGGGGGACGTGGACGAGGGGGAGGCTTTTCAACATATGTCCCACCATTGCCATTTGTACTTTTTCCTGAG GATGTTAAGTTGGAGGAGCCTAAACTCAATGAATTTGATGAGAGTATGAAAATGTTGCTTAGGAAAGGACACATGTATGACGCTTATATGAAAGTGTCTCCTTATATTGTAGAGGATGCAGACTTAAAAAAAG ctttttttgttttattgtcaGGGCGCAAAAGAATGCACATAGAAAGATTTTCTGACAGGAAGAAATCTATGTTTTCTCGTGATTCTCtatcacaaattttaaatttcaatgcATTTCCTAAGGAGTTGGTTCAAG GCACATCTAAGGGAATGCCAAGCAGGAAAAAATTTCGATGGAACCCCGAGGCTG AGGCAAAAAAACTGGCATTTTTTGAAGAACTAGAGAAGAAGTTTGAG GGGCGACAGGATAAAGCTGATAAGGAAAAAAAAGATGGTGaaagtgaagatgaagatgaaaatgctGAGGATAAGGAGCCTGAAGAAGATCTTAGCGACGATGATTATAATCAG AATGAATATTTTGATGACGATGAAGATGATTATAATGATGTAGAAGAGGGGAATG ATGAAGATGTCttttaa
- the LOC101495880 gene encoding uncharacterized protein isoform X1 produces MNAWLCQTIRNIFPLSELEIGRGWGGGRGRGGGFSTYVPPLPFVLFPEDVKLEEPKLNEFDESMKMLLRKGHMYDAYMKVSPYIVEDADLKKAFFVLLSGRKRMHIERFSDRKKSMFSRDSLSQILNFNAFPKELVQGTSKGMPSRKKFRWNPEAEAKKLAFFEELEKKFEGRQDKADKEKKDGESEDEDENAEDKEPEEDLSDDDYNQNEYFDDDEDDYNDVEEGNDEDVF; encoded by the exons GTAGAGGATGGGGAGGGGGACGTGGACGAGGGGGAGGCTTTTCAACATATGTCCCACCATTGCCATTTGTACTTTTTCCTGAG GATGTTAAGTTGGAGGAGCCTAAACTCAATGAATTTGATGAGAGTATGAAAATGTTGCTTAGGAAAGGACACATGTATGACGCTTATATGAAAGTGTCTCCTTATATTGTAGAGGATGCAGACTTAAAAAAAG ctttttttgttttattgtcaGGGCGCAAAAGAATGCACATAGAAAGATTTTCTGACAGGAAGAAATCTATGTTTTCTCGTGATTCTCtatcacaaattttaaatttcaatgcATTTCCTAAGGAGTTGGTTCAAG GCACATCTAAGGGAATGCCAAGCAGGAAAAAATTTCGATGGAACCCCGAGGCTG AGGCAAAAAAACTGGCATTTTTTGAAGAACTAGAGAAGAAGTTTGAG GGGCGACAGGATAAAGCTGATAAGGAAAAAAAAGATGGTGaaagtgaagatgaagatgaaaatgctGAGGATAAGGAGCCTGAAGAAGATCTTAGCGACGATGATTATAATCAG AATGAATATTTTGATGACGATGAAGATGATTATAATGATGTAGAAGAGGGGAATG ATGAAGATGTCttttaa
- the LOC101495880 gene encoding uncharacterized protein isoform X3, with protein sequence MNAWLCQTIRNIFPLSELEIGRGWGGGRGRGGGFSTYVPPLPFVLFPEDVKLEEPKLNEFDESMKMLLRKGHMYDAYMKVSPYIVEDADLKKGRKRMHIERFSDRKKSMFSRDSLSQILNFNAFPKELVQGTSKGMPSRKKFRWNPEAEAKKLAFFEELEKKFEGRQDKADKEKKDGESEDEDENAEDKEPEEDLSDDDYNQNEYFDDDEDDYNDVEEGNDEDVF encoded by the exons GTAGAGGATGGGGAGGGGGACGTGGACGAGGGGGAGGCTTTTCAACATATGTCCCACCATTGCCATTTGTACTTTTTCCTGAG GATGTTAAGTTGGAGGAGCCTAAACTCAATGAATTTGATGAGAGTATGAAAATGTTGCTTAGGAAAGGACACATGTATGACGCTTATATGAAAGTGTCTCCTTATATTGTAGAGGATGCAGACTTAAAAAAAG GGCGCAAAAGAATGCACATAGAAAGATTTTCTGACAGGAAGAAATCTATGTTTTCTCGTGATTCTCtatcacaaattttaaatttcaatgcATTTCCTAAGGAGTTGGTTCAAG GCACATCTAAGGGAATGCCAAGCAGGAAAAAATTTCGATGGAACCCCGAGGCTG AGGCAAAAAAACTGGCATTTTTTGAAGAACTAGAGAAGAAGTTTGAG GGGCGACAGGATAAAGCTGATAAGGAAAAAAAAGATGGTGaaagtgaagatgaagatgaaaatgctGAGGATAAGGAGCCTGAAGAAGATCTTAGCGACGATGATTATAATCAG AATGAATATTTTGATGACGATGAAGATGATTATAATGATGTAGAAGAGGGGAATG ATGAAGATGTCttttaa
- the LOC101495880 gene encoding uncharacterized protein isoform X5 yields the protein MAGRGWGGGRGRGGGFSTYVPPLPFVLFPEDVKLEEPKLNEFDESMKMLLRKGHMYDAYMKVSPYIVEDADLKKGRKRMHIERFSDRKKSMFSRDSLSQILNFNAFPKELVQGTSKGMPSRKKFRWNPEAEAKKLAFFEELEKKFEGRQDKADKEKKDGESEDEDENAEDKEPEEDLSDDDYNQNEYFDDDEDDYNDVEEGNDEDVF from the exons ATGGCAGGTAGAGGATGGGGAGGGGGACGTGGACGAGGGGGAGGCTTTTCAACATATGTCCCACCATTGCCATTTGTACTTTTTCCTGAG GATGTTAAGTTGGAGGAGCCTAAACTCAATGAATTTGATGAGAGTATGAAAATGTTGCTTAGGAAAGGACACATGTATGACGCTTATATGAAAGTGTCTCCTTATATTGTAGAGGATGCAGACTTAAAAAAAG GGCGCAAAAGAATGCACATAGAAAGATTTTCTGACAGGAAGAAATCTATGTTTTCTCGTGATTCTCtatcacaaattttaaatttcaatgcATTTCCTAAGGAGTTGGTTCAAG GCACATCTAAGGGAATGCCAAGCAGGAAAAAATTTCGATGGAACCCCGAGGCTG AGGCAAAAAAACTGGCATTTTTTGAAGAACTAGAGAAGAAGTTTGAG GGGCGACAGGATAAAGCTGATAAGGAAAAAAAAGATGGTGaaagtgaagatgaagatgaaaatgctGAGGATAAGGAGCCTGAAGAAGATCTTAGCGACGATGATTATAATCAG AATGAATATTTTGATGACGATGAAGATGATTATAATGATGTAGAAGAGGGGAATG ATGAAGATGTCttttaa